The Vigna unguiculata cultivar IT97K-499-35 chromosome 6, ASM411807v1, whole genome shotgun sequence genome contains a region encoding:
- the LOC114188459 gene encoding F-box/kelch-repeat protein At3g06240-like gives MANDKVLVLEGEMSLVLRQMNKTFYSNKEIFLQELINNASNALDKIQFESHTNKNILDDRVIRLIPHKANKTLSIIDTGIGMTKTDLAYNLGVGFYSTYLIADKVIVTSKHKDHDQYIWESQPGASFIVNNDINAQQPSRGTNITLFLKDNQLEYLEEVTIKNLVIKYCQHISHRIYLWNENTKDDWQLINIWFHNRERDSKHVAQKLMNHIPDDFVFSILSNLPLKSLKRFGCVRRSWALLFENSHFMNLLRNNFICNHQSYYDDTYLLLNLSPLYQNHYNSSLFSISGERFQNMEKLYWPSQIQEDYLEGIGILGSSSINGILCLYVKDLVYLWNPTINEFKVIPPSPFKNAPYYIYIGIKYHGFGYDCVRDDYKVVREVSFFVNSDDDVEPHDVFPLSCIWEMYSLRSNSWTILQLCDCVPTSFDDNNKFYLEGMCHWLGYAESCIQHVVSFDLINKVWITTLPPLDIPMEIYDNKHFVRRQLFLLNQSIALMSNYAETTTFYISILVEVGKKETWTLLFVFGPIPYIAFPIGTRDMGNILFQTHDGDLAWFNLNTHTVQKLGVNIHGGYSQLVVHKESLLTIARINS, from the exons ATGGCAAATGACAAGGTTCTCGTATTAGAGGGTGAGATGAGTTTGGTGTTAAGACAGAtgaataaaactttttattctaataaagaAATCTTCCTTCAGGAACTTATTAATAATGCTTCAAAT GCTTTAGATAAAATTCAATTTGAGAGTCATACAAACAAGAATATTTTAGATGATAGGGTAATAAGATTGATTCCCCACAAGGCTAACAAAACACTTTCCATCATTGACACTGGTATTGGCATGACCaaaacag atttggCATATAATTTAGGAGTTGGCTTCTACTCTACATATTTGATTGCTGACAAGGTTATTGTCACCTCCAAGCATAAGGATCATGATCAATATATATGGGAATCTCAACCAGGTGCCTCTTTCATTGTTAATAACGACATCAATGCCCAACAACCATCAAGGGGAACCAATATCACCCTTTTCCTCAAGGATAATCAG TTAGAATACTTGGAAGAGGTCACTATCAAGAATCTCGTTATCAAATATTGCCAACACATCTCCCACCGCATTTACCTATGGAATGAGAATACCAAGGATGATTGGCAACTTATTAACATTTGGTTTCATAACCGAGAGAGAGACAGTAAACATGTAGCTCAAAAACTTATGAATCACATACCAGATGATTTTGTATTCTCTATTCTTTCTAACCTACCTTTGAAATCTTTGAAGAGATTTGGATGTGTACGAAGATCATGGGCCCTCTTGTTTGAAAATTCTCATTTCATGAACCTCCTTCGTAATAACTTCATATGTAATCACCAATCGTACTATGATGATACATATCTCCTATTGAATCTCTCTCCACTTTACCAGAATCATTACAATTCCtccttattttcaatttctggCGAGAGGTTTCAAAATATGGAAAAATTATACTGGCCTAGTCAAATTCAAGAGGATTACCTTGAGGGAATTGGTATTTTAGGTTCTTCTAGTATCAATGGAATTCTGTGCCTATACGTAAAAGATCTTGTGTATTTATGGAACCCAACTATCAACGAATTCAAGGTTATTCCTCCCAGTCCATTTAAGAATGCaccatattatatttatattgggATAAAGTATCACGGATTTGGCTATGATTGTGTTAGAGATGATTATAAGGTGGTTAGGGAAGtatctttttttgttaattctGATGACGATGTGGAACCACATGATGTTTTCCCCCTCTCATGTATTTGGGAGATGTATAGCCTAAGAAGTAACTCTTGGACAATCCTTCAACTGTGTGATTGCGTGCCTACAAGttttgatgataataataaattttacttagAGGGAATGTGTCATTGGTTGGGTTATGCAGAGAGTTGTATTCAACATGTAGTATCATTTGACTTGATCAATAAGGTGTGGATTACGACCCTCCCACCTTTAGACATACCTATggaaatatatgataataagcATTTTGTGAGGAGACAATTATTTCTCCTAAATCAGTCAATTGCTTTGATGTCAAATTATGCAGAAACAACAACCTTTTACATATCAATTTTGGTTGAAGTAGGTAAGAAGGAAACATGGACTTTACTCTTTGTTTTTGGACCCATACCTTACATTGCATTCCCTATTGGAACAAGGGATATGGGCAATATACTCTTCCAAACACATGATGGTGATCTAGCATGGTTTAATTTAAATACCCACACAGTTCAGAAGCTTGGTGTCAACATACATGGTGGTTATTCCCAATTAGTAGTTCATAAGGAAAGTCTTCTTACAATTGCAAGAATAAATAGTTAA